Proteins from one Desulfovibrio sp. X2 genomic window:
- a CDS encoding exodeoxyribonuclease V subunit gamma, which produces MAHRTAGFSVVRAATFDDLAAAWLAHRQTPVSAFAPEVVVVQSRAVEQALRLAMADGEGVCAGVSFPFPAAFAYRLMRAVMGAPASDAFSPRVLARRIHALLPRLLHQKEFAPLRGYMEGVDLLSRLQLAERIAASLEACLIYAPDMPAAWEAGTLTGAGGHEAWQANLWRALAEGKGEHRGALLSRLVKRLEDGPAPAGLTEFLPSGVGVFAVAALPPPYARLFAALARHVAVTVHHLGPAQGEKPSPRFADLGERHVALLAEHGARVMDLPPPDFPKTRLGALQAALNGSPLSEPLAGPAADDSLRVHCCHGPMREMEVLRDCLRDFLERDPDLDPGDILVMAPDMTRYAPYVEAAFGAHAIPFALAERLGRENRAATALLDLLLLHTKRLEASRVMDLLGSPAVCGRFGLGPDDLETLRAWVGEAGVRWGLDAAHKAALDLPAEQRNTWRFGLDRLLLGYAMPDCCEELFGGLLPCPLPEGLAARALGGLADFVAALAALREETAKTADLAAWRGLLLEIVERFLDTDGPLAEEIEAVRAAVLSLAPPDRAGEVQGSEDSGEYDADCVAHLLAGALAEAGTFAPGRGVGCVLFGSLAALRNVPARVVCLVGMNDADFPRRESLPGFDLLAARPELTPGRSPRDEDRQLFQEAVFAARDRLHVSYCGLGLRSREEIPPSVLVSDLLDLLEELVPGSGAGSRVVHRLHGHHPAYFGGADERLFSYSESGLRTARASLGRAPLPAFCPAPLPSAAGEAAVVTLERLKRFWRSPAAFFLAERLGLRPERERPEMADVEELTRPDALANYLLLDDLVARLLRGEDAGTTRALLDAGGLVPPGSLGDVVAENLMAQAGRLAGLVREKLGDRTPVPPVEREARLGARHVPGRLANLYDGAEGGLLLRFRPSSIKGKDLLSAWLDHLFAASFPDLARPTLLVGRDEAVRFARPKNPGRILGELADLFSEGLRRPLPFFPESSRAFVEKGGMESMDGALKAAKTKWQGNAFSPVPGEGDDAELRRCFAGQGGADSSPLEGPEFAEIAERVYAPLLAHMEEA; this is translated from the coding sequence ATGGCCCATCGCACCGCCGGTTTCTCGGTCGTCCGCGCCGCGACCTTCGACGATCTCGCCGCGGCCTGGCTCGCGCACAGGCAGACCCCTGTCTCGGCCTTCGCACCGGAGGTCGTGGTCGTGCAGAGCCGCGCGGTTGAGCAGGCGCTGCGCCTGGCCATGGCGGACGGCGAGGGCGTCTGCGCGGGCGTCTCGTTTCCCTTCCCGGCCGCCTTCGCCTACCGGCTCATGCGCGCCGTGATGGGCGCGCCCGCGAGCGACGCATTCTCCCCCCGCGTCCTGGCCCGCCGCATCCACGCCCTGCTCCCGCGTCTGCTCCATCAAAAGGAATTCGCGCCGCTTCGCGGCTACATGGAGGGGGTGGACCTCCTCTCCCGGCTGCAGCTCGCCGAACGCATCGCCGCCTCCCTGGAGGCCTGCCTGATCTATGCGCCGGACATGCCCGCTGCCTGGGAAGCAGGAACGCTCACAGGAGCGGGCGGACACGAAGCGTGGCAGGCGAACCTCTGGCGCGCCCTGGCCGAAGGGAAGGGCGAGCACCGGGGCGCCCTGCTCTCGCGGCTCGTCAAGCGCCTCGAGGACGGGCCTGCCCCGGCCGGGCTGACCGAATTCCTGCCCTCCGGCGTGGGTGTTTTCGCCGTGGCCGCGCTCCCGCCGCCCTACGCCAGACTCTTCGCGGCCCTTGCGCGCCATGTGGCGGTGACCGTCCACCACCTCGGCCCGGCTCAGGGCGAAAAGCCTTCGCCGCGCTTCGCGGACCTCGGCGAGCGGCATGTGGCCCTGCTCGCGGAGCACGGCGCGCGCGTCATGGACCTTCCGCCTCCGGATTTCCCGAAGACCCGCCTTGGTGCGCTCCAGGCCGCCCTGAACGGCTCCCCCCTGTCCGAGCCTCTTGCTGGGCCCGCAGCCGACGACAGCCTGCGCGTGCACTGCTGCCACGGCCCCATGCGCGAGATGGAGGTCCTGCGCGACTGCCTGCGGGACTTCCTCGAGCGCGACCCGGACCTCGACCCCGGGGATATCCTGGTCATGGCCCCGGACATGACGCGCTACGCCCCCTACGTGGAGGCGGCCTTCGGTGCGCACGCCATCCCCTTCGCCCTGGCGGAACGTCTCGGCCGGGAGAACAGGGCCGCCACGGCCCTCCTCGATCTCCTGCTGCTGCACACGAAGCGGCTCGAGGCTTCCCGGGTCATGGACCTGCTCGGCAGCCCCGCCGTGTGCGGCCGCTTCGGGCTCGGGCCGGACGACCTCGAGACCTTGCGCGCCTGGGTGGGCGAGGCGGGCGTGCGATGGGGGCTTGACGCCGCGCACAAGGCCGCCCTCGACCTGCCTGCCGAGCAGCGCAACACTTGGCGCTTCGGTCTGGACCGCCTGCTCCTCGGCTACGCCATGCCGGACTGCTGCGAGGAGCTTTTCGGGGGCCTGCTTCCCTGCCCTCTGCCCGAGGGGCTCGCGGCCCGGGCGCTCGGCGGGCTCGCGGACTTCGTGGCCGCGCTCGCTGCCCTGCGCGAGGAGACGGCCAAGACGGCCGACCTCGCCGCGTGGCGCGGGCTTCTCCTGGAGATCGTCGAGCGCTTTCTCGACACCGACGGTCCTCTGGCCGAGGAGATCGAGGCCGTGCGCGCGGCCGTTCTCTCCCTCGCGCCTCCCGACAGGGCCGGAGAGGTCCAAGGCTCCGAAGACTCGGGAGAGTACGACGCCGACTGCGTGGCCCACCTGCTGGCCGGTGCCCTGGCCGAGGCCGGGACCTTCGCGCCCGGGCGTGGGGTCGGCTGCGTGCTCTTCGGCTCCCTGGCCGCCCTGCGCAACGTGCCTGCCCGGGTGGTCTGCCTGGTCGGCATGAACGACGCGGACTTCCCTCGCCGCGAGAGCCTGCCCGGCTTCGACCTCCTCGCCGCGCGGCCGGAGCTGACCCCGGGCCGCTCGCCGCGCGACGAGGACCGGCAGCTCTTCCAGGAGGCGGTGTTCGCTGCGCGCGACAGGCTGCACGTGAGCTACTGTGGCCTCGGCCTGCGCAGCCGCGAGGAAATCCCGCCGAGCGTCCTCGTCTCCGACCTCCTGGACCTGCTGGAGGAACTGGTCCCGGGGAGCGGGGCCGGCTCGCGCGTCGTCCACCGCCTGCACGGCCACCATCCCGCCTACTTCGGCGGCGCGGACGAGCGGCTCTTCAGCTATTCCGAGAGCGGCCTGCGCACGGCCCGGGCCTCGCTCGGCCGCGCTCCCCTTCCGGCTTTCTGCCCCGCTCCCCTGCCGTCCGCAGCCGGGGAGGCGGCCGTGGTCACCCTCGAGCGGCTGAAGCGCTTCTGGCGCTCGCCGGCCGCGTTCTTCCTCGCCGAACGCCTTGGGCTCCGGCCGGAGCGGGAGCGGCCGGAGATGGCGGACGTGGAGGAGCTGACCAGACCGGACGCCCTGGCGAACTATCTCCTGCTCGACGACCTGGTCGCCCGGCTGCTGCGCGGCGAGGATGCGGGCACGACCAGGGCCCTGCTCGACGCCGGGGGACTGGTGCCGCCCGGCTCGCTCGGCGACGTGGTCGCCGAGAATCTCATGGCCCAGGCCGGACGGCTGGCCGGGCTGGTGCGTGAAAAGCTCGGCGACCGCACACCCGTGCCGCCCGTCGAACGGGAGGCGCGCCTCGGTGCGCGCCACGTCCCGGGACGGCTCGCGAACCTCTACGACGGAGCTGAGGGCGGCCTGCTGCTGCGCTTCCGCCCGTCCTCGATCAAGGGCAAGGACCTGCTCTCCGCCTGGCTGGACCATCTCTTCGCGGCCTCGTTCCCGGACCTGGCCCGGCCCACCCTGCTCGTCGGCCGCGACGAGGCCGTGCGCTTCGCCCGGCCGAAAAACCCCGGCCGCATCCTCGGCGAGCTGGCCGACCTCTTCAGCGAGGGGCTTCGCCGCCCCCTGCCCTTCTTCCCGGAAAGCTCCCGCGCCTTCGTCGAGAAGGGTGGCATGGAGAGCATGGACGGGGCCCTAAAAGCGGCCAAGACGAAATGGCAGGGCAACGCCTTCAGCCCCGTGCCAGGCGAGGGGGATGATGCCGAACTCCGCCGCTGCTTCGCGGGCCAGGGCGGGGCCGATTCCTCGCCTTTGGAGGGGCCGGAGTTCGCCGAGATCGCCGAGCGGGTCTACGCCCCGCTCCTCGCGCACATGGAGGAGGCATGA
- the recB gene encoding exodeoxyribonuclease V subunit beta gives MTRTAAPQKACEVGKVRDLDLLAAPLDATCLVEANAGTGKTYAITALYLRLLLEQGLSVDQILVVTFTVAATGELRGRIRQRLREALLATRDENAGDDPFLTKLLARCGREKAAAILRQAISCFDTAQIFTIHGFCQRVLQENAFETGAPFGIELATDLSDLVEESARDFWRRRMVEASPMFLRHVLADSGPGHYASLAWRCLNHPDLLVDAPGTEAPMDREEREFTATCARAKAAWEAEMERILGLLSSSDVLNKRSYTPERIAARGREMYAFLSDGQWEVKLPECVAFFARRAIAKATKKGQTAPSHPFFDLCDALLDLAERLGASYARRLRALDAEFAARLPDDLAARKALRRSQSFGDLLTRFRDALRSGRGGALVEAVRGRLRAALVDEFQDTDLVQFAIFGSLFKVPGRALYLIGDPKQAIYSFRGADIHAYLKATDAADHVFTIRSNWRSEPELTQAVNRLFTAHPTPFVLPEIAYAPSDSPEKEWPRLRVRGEAAHLHVWHVANPKSLEKPVAKGAWREEVTRAVAREVARLLRLSARGRASLDDRPLAPGDFAVLVQSHREGDQARAALAALGIPSVAAAQRSVFASDEARHLQRVLAAAADPGDAGAVRRALATPLFALDAPALELLARDDAAWEEWLARFADFRDTLEGAGVVALLERLLARDDTRARIAASPDGERAITNIVHLMELLHAQERAAGLSPRGLCAWLGHCIARAEEEGAPEEHLLRLESDDAAVQIVTIHASKGLQYPVVFVPFLLREAKVREGDVVPDGDERRLLLDPAADAARTAVAEREQVAESLRLAYVALTRARNRCYLAWGKANTHGASALDYLLLGREKTPPADLLTTLEVRHEGITHAQVGAFLEGLAEGCPHISVSELPEEPGEDVSALLAARGGRIDPAALACRRAKRRVVRARRVGSFTQLSSMAHDEPDASLPAGTGELASPIRDLPAGARTGTMLHELFERLDFTAEQGEVERLAGETLARHGFAPEWRDGVARMARNVVETELEEGVRLCDVPMHERVCELEFHFPVSGLTPAALARAYASLELPALPGGIPERIGRLSFAPLAGYMRGFMDLVFRHQGRYYLLDWKSNRLGPSAEDYRGERLGRAMAANSYFLQYHIYLVALCRHLARRVPGFDPGRDLGGVAYVFLRGVDPANGPGCGVFFDRPGPGAIAALDAALTGRPS, from the coding sequence ATGACCCGGACCGCGGCCCCCCAAAAGGCCTGCGAGGTCGGCAAGGTCCGCGATCTCGACCTCCTGGCCGCCCCGCTCGACGCCACCTGCCTCGTGGAGGCCAACGCGGGCACGGGCAAGACATACGCCATCACGGCCCTCTACCTGCGCCTCCTGCTCGAGCAGGGGCTCTCGGTGGACCAGATCCTGGTGGTCACCTTCACCGTGGCGGCCACCGGGGAGCTTCGCGGACGCATCCGCCAGCGGCTGCGCGAGGCCCTGCTCGCGACGCGCGACGAGAACGCCGGGGACGATCCCTTCCTGACAAAGCTGCTCGCTCGCTGCGGCCGGGAGAAGGCGGCGGCGATCCTGCGCCAGGCCATCTCCTGCTTCGACACGGCCCAGATCTTCACCATCCACGGCTTCTGCCAGCGGGTGCTGCAGGAGAATGCCTTCGAGACCGGGGCGCCCTTCGGAATCGAGCTCGCGACGGACCTGAGCGACCTCGTGGAGGAGTCGGCCCGCGATTTCTGGCGCAGGCGCATGGTGGAGGCATCCCCCATGTTCCTGCGCCACGTCCTGGCCGACTCCGGGCCAGGGCATTACGCTTCCCTGGCTTGGCGCTGCCTCAACCACCCGGACCTGCTCGTGGACGCGCCCGGGACCGAGGCGCCCATGGACCGCGAGGAGCGGGAGTTCACCGCGACGTGCGCCCGCGCCAAGGCGGCCTGGGAAGCCGAGATGGAGCGCATCCTGGGACTTTTGTCCTCCTCGGACGTGCTGAACAAGCGGAGCTACACCCCGGAGAGGATCGCGGCCAGGGGCCGGGAGATGTACGCCTTCCTGTCCGACGGGCAGTGGGAGGTGAAGCTCCCGGAGTGCGTCGCGTTCTTCGCCCGCCGCGCCATCGCGAAGGCGACGAAGAAGGGCCAGACCGCGCCCAGCCACCCGTTCTTCGACCTCTGCGATGCCCTCCTCGACCTCGCCGAACGGCTCGGCGCGTCGTACGCGCGCCGCCTGCGCGCCCTGGACGCCGAGTTCGCCGCCCGTCTGCCGGACGACCTGGCCGCGCGCAAGGCCCTGCGCCGCTCCCAGTCCTTCGGCGACCTGCTGACGCGCTTTCGCGACGCCCTGCGCTCCGGGCGCGGCGGGGCGCTGGTCGAGGCGGTGCGCGGTCGGCTGCGCGCGGCCCTGGTGGACGAGTTCCAGGACACGGACCTCGTGCAGTTCGCCATCTTCGGCAGCCTGTTCAAGGTCCCGGGCCGGGCGCTCTATCTCATCGGCGACCCCAAGCAGGCCATCTACAGCTTTCGCGGCGCGGACATCCACGCCTACCTCAAGGCGACGGACGCGGCGGACCACGTCTTCACCATCCGCAGCAACTGGCGCTCCGAGCCCGAGCTCACCCAGGCGGTGAACCGCCTGTTCACCGCCCATCCGACCCCCTTCGTGCTGCCCGAGATCGCCTACGCGCCGTCCGACTCGCCCGAGAAGGAGTGGCCGCGGCTTCGCGTGAGGGGCGAAGCGGCGCACCTGCACGTCTGGCATGTGGCGAACCCGAAGAGCCTGGAGAAACCCGTCGCCAAGGGGGCATGGAGAGAGGAGGTGACGCGGGCCGTGGCCCGGGAGGTCGCGCGCCTGCTGCGGCTGTCCGCCCGCGGCAGGGCGAGCCTCGACGATCGGCCGCTCGCCCCGGGTGACTTCGCCGTCCTGGTCCAGTCGCACAGGGAGGGCGACCAGGCGCGTGCCGCCCTCGCGGCGCTCGGCATCCCCTCGGTGGCCGCGGCGCAGCGCTCGGTCTTCGCCTCGGACGAGGCGCGCCATCTGCAGCGGGTGCTCGCGGCCGCAGCCGACCCCGGGGACGCGGGCGCGGTGCGCCGCGCCCTGGCCACGCCGCTCTTCGCCCTGGACGCGCCGGCCCTCGAACTGCTCGCGCGCGACGACGCGGCCTGGGAGGAGTGGCTTGCCCGCTTCGCCGACTTCCGCGACACGCTCGAGGGTGCGGGCGTAGTCGCCCTGCTCGAGCGCCTCCTGGCGCGCGACGACACGCGAGCGCGCATCGCGGCCTCGCCGGACGGCGAGCGGGCGATCACCAACATCGTGCATCTCATGGAGCTGCTGCACGCCCAGGAGCGCGCGGCGGGCCTCTCGCCCCGGGGGCTGTGCGCCTGGCTCGGGCACTGCATCGCCAGGGCCGAGGAAGAGGGAGCGCCCGAGGAGCATCTGCTGCGCCTGGAAAGCGACGACGCGGCCGTGCAGATCGTGACCATCCACGCCAGCAAGGGGTTGCAGTATCCCGTGGTCTTCGTGCCCTTCCTGCTGCGCGAGGCGAAGGTCCGGGAGGGCGACGTGGTGCCGGACGGCGACGAGCGCAGGCTGCTCCTCGACCCGGCGGCGGACGCCGCGCGCACGGCCGTGGCCGAGCGGGAGCAGGTGGCCGAGAGCCTTCGCTTGGCCTACGTGGCCCTGACCCGGGCGCGAAACCGCTGCTATCTCGCCTGGGGCAAGGCCAACACCCACGGCGCGTCCGCCCTGGACTACCTGCTGCTCGGCCGGGAGAAGACGCCGCCCGCCGACCTTCTCACGACGCTCGAGGTGCGGCACGAAGGCATCACGCACGCCCAGGTCGGCGCGTTTCTCGAAGGGCTGGCCGAGGGCTGCCCGCACATCTCCGTCTCGGAGCTTCCCGAAGAGCCGGGCGAGGACGTCTCCGCGCTTCTGGCCGCCCGGGGAGGACGGATCGACCCGGCCGCGCTGGCCTGTCGCCGCGCCAAGCGCAGGGTCGTCCGCGCGCGGCGCGTGGGCAGCTTCACGCAGCTCTCGAGCATGGCCCATGACGAGCCGGACGCGTCCCTGCCGGCCGGGACCGGGGAGCTCGCCTCGCCCATCCGCGACCTGCCCGCCGGGGCGCGCACCGGGACCATGCTGCACGAACTCTTCGAGCGGCTGGACTTCACGGCCGAGCAGGGCGAGGTGGAGCGGCTGGCTGGCGAGACCCTGGCGCGCCACGGCTTCGCGCCCGAGTGGCGGGACGGGGTGGCGCGCATGGCGCGAAACGTGGTCGAGACCGAGCTCGAGGAGGGTGTGCGTCTGTGCGACGTGCCCATGCACGAGCGCGTCTGCGAGCTCGAGTTCCACTTCCCGGTCAGCGGGCTGACCCCGGCCGCCCTGGCCAGAGCCTACGCCTCCCTGGAGCTGCCCGCCCTGCCGGGCGGCATTCCCGAGCGCATCGGCCGCCTCTCCTTCGCGCCCCTCGCGGGCTACATGCGCGGCTTCATGGACCTCGTCTTCCGCCACCAGGGGCGCTACTACCTGCTCGACTGGAAATCCAACCGCCTCGGCCCCTCGGCCGAGGACTACCGGGGCGAGAGGCTCGGGCGCGCCATGGCCGCGAACAGCTACTTCCTGCAGTACCACATCTATCTCGTGGCCCTGTGCCGCCATCTGGCCCGCCGCGTTCCCGGCTTCGACCCGGGCCGCGACCTCGGCGGCGTGGCCTACGTCTTCCTGCGCGGCGTGGACCCGGCCAACGGACCGGGCTGTGGCGTATTCTTCGACCGCCCCGGCCCCGGAGCCATCGCGGCCCTGGATGCCGCACTCACAGGGAGGCCGTCGTGA
- the recD gene encoding exodeoxyribonuclease V subunit alpha, translated as MSRPSVPLGSRLDAALPAPLPLLLASGAIALLDAHFAALVLRLEGRDDPLLAAAAALTSAAVGLGRSRLDLAAEGQGEEPLCLVPAEAGLPPVTEWPELLSQFSCVGGPDGLAPLVIRGARLFLRRYFAFEQEVFGRLSRMAATRPQPAVPVDLAHGVLRGIFGEEEANGEADMQRFAAFTALRRQLCVVSGGPGTGKTTTVARLLAALLTAAREGQTDGADNAPALRILLAAPTGKAAARLSESMARAVDTLACSEEVRALLPREAATLHRLLGASPGGGIFRHDTNDPLSCDLLVVDEVSMVDLPLMARLLRALPGHARLVLLGDKDQLASVEPGAVLADICAAGDPALCSEAHARDYLGEAGLARGLGASVRIAADAPPLADCMVQLTRSYRFSDTGGIGLLSRLVREGRVEEALDAARQGLDGVVLRDLPRPAALPALLRELALAPYTACCRSTDLDEAFGLLESFRILTPLREGPYGVSALNAHVRALLEADGLAAPGARWFHGLPVMIRKNDHALRLYNGDVGLVFCESRDAPPRVFFPRSGGGYRSLSPLRLPDHEVAYAMTVHKSQGSEFEKILYIEAPAGSNTDNAIIYTAVTRSKSGLIIITNRRIS; from the coding sequence ATGTCGCGCCCGTCCGTCCCCCTCGGCTCCCGGCTGGACGCGGCCCTGCCCGCGCCCTTGCCGCTGCTCCTGGCGAGCGGGGCGATCGCGCTCCTGGACGCCCATTTCGCGGCCCTCGTCCTGCGGCTCGAGGGCCGGGACGATCCCCTGCTGGCCGCAGCCGCCGCCCTGACGAGCGCCGCCGTGGGGCTCGGCCGCTCCCGGCTGGACCTCGCCGCCGAGGGCCAAGGCGAGGAGCCCCTGTGTCTCGTGCCGGCCGAGGCCGGGCTGCCGCCCGTGACCGAATGGCCGGAGCTCCTGTCGCAGTTTTCCTGCGTGGGCGGGCCGGACGGGCTCGCTCCGTTGGTGATCCGGGGCGCGCGCCTCTTCCTGCGGCGCTACTTCGCCTTCGAGCAGGAGGTCTTCGGCCGCCTTTCACGCATGGCCGCGACCCGGCCGCAGCCCGCCGTGCCCGTCGATCTGGCCCATGGCGTGCTGCGCGGAATCTTCGGCGAGGAGGAGGCGAACGGCGAGGCGGACATGCAGCGCTTCGCCGCCTTCACGGCCCTGCGCCGGCAGCTCTGCGTGGTCAGCGGGGGGCCGGGCACCGGCAAGACCACCACCGTGGCCCGGCTGCTGGCCGCATTGCTCACGGCCGCTCGGGAAGGGCAGACGGACGGGGCCGACAACGCGCCAGCCCTGCGCATCCTCCTGGCCGCGCCCACGGGCAAGGCCGCGGCCAGGCTCTCGGAATCCATGGCCAGGGCCGTGGACACGCTCGCTTGCTCCGAGGAGGTCCGCGCCCTGCTGCCTCGCGAGGCGGCCACGCTGCACCGCCTGCTCGGCGCGTCCCCTGGCGGGGGGATATTCCGCCACGACACGAACGACCCGCTGTCCTGCGACCTCCTGGTGGTGGACGAGGTCTCCATGGTGGACCTGCCGCTCATGGCGCGCCTGCTCCGGGCGCTGCCGGGGCACGCCCGGCTGGTCCTCCTGGGCGACAAGGACCAGCTCGCCTCGGTGGAGCCGGGCGCGGTGCTGGCCGACATCTGCGCCGCGGGCGACCCGGCGCTCTGCAGCGAGGCGCACGCCCGCGACTACCTGGGCGAGGCCGGCCTCGCGCGCGGCCTCGGGGCCTCGGTGCGCATCGCGGCCGACGCGCCGCCGCTGGCCGACTGCATGGTGCAGTTGACGCGGAGCTACCGCTTCTCGGACACGGGCGGCATCGGCCTCCTGAGCCGCCTCGTGCGCGAGGGCCGCGTGGAAGAAGCCTTGGACGCCGCGCGCCAGGGGCTCGACGGGGTCGTGCTGCGCGATCTGCCGCGTCCCGCAGCCCTGCCCGCCCTGCTGCGCGAGCTGGCCCTGGCCCCCTACACCGCCTGCTGCCGCAGCACCGACCTGGACGAGGCCTTCGGGCTCCTCGAGTCGTTCCGCATCCTCACCCCTTTGCGCGAAGGTCCCTACGGCGTATCCGCCCTGAACGCCCACGTGCGCGCCCTGCTCGAGGCCGACGGCCTGGCCGCCCCGGGCGCGCGCTGGTTCCACGGCCTGCCCGTGATGATCCGCAAGAACGACCACGCCCTGCGCCTGTACAACGGCGACGTCGGCCTGGTCTTTTGCGAGTCGCGCGACGCCCCCCCGCGCGTCTTCTTTCCCAGGTCCGGCGGCGGCTACAGGAGCCTCAGCCCCCTGCGCCTGCCCGACCACGAGGTCGCCTACGCCATGACGGTGCATAAGAGCCAGGGGAGCGAGTTCGAAAAGATTCTCTACATTGAGGCACCTGCTGGCAGCAACACGGACAACGCCATAATCTATACGGCTGTCACACGCTCCAAATCTGGATTAATTATTATAACAAACAGGAGAATTTCATGA
- a CDS encoding PD-(D/E)XK nuclease family protein, translated as MNHCVFSSYRQKENFITSSLMSVLGNLSLIQINNFFSLLLEDDDDTIFSIKNQHTHINDDARISFDATITMKYDIFLETKVDRNVDASDQLNNYISRLSEENCSPRKNTNAIIIYLTPDANCPPWFFRIKSGDISMKWISFDMIYKTINTIIDGTQDENQMDILSEREIFLLRQFQMLIQNENLLTSNEMNVLIIPAGTAWNKYIRLDTDGYSAYICQENRWFRDGIEHLAFYKNGAVLQSVPKIIAAMDSVSIEDTEDSFSKFNEHSKIDDVEIARKLFKKIFESEPSDPTDHRRKILILEGKHKCYVQLDGPIINDTKSASGRNTAFVQRQRYTSLEKIIKAKKTSEL; from the coding sequence ATGAACCATTGTGTTTTTTCGAGCTACAGACAGAAAGAGAATTTCATTACCTCATCATTGATGTCTGTTTTGGGTAATCTCTCACTGATACAAATAAATAATTTCTTTTCGCTTCTTCTAGAAGACGATGATGATACTATTTTTAGTATTAAAAACCAGCACACTCATATTAATGACGACGCAAGAATTTCCTTTGATGCAACGATAACAATGAAGTATGATATTTTTTTGGAAACAAAAGTTGATAGAAATGTTGATGCCAGCGATCAACTTAATAATTATATTTCAAGACTTTCAGAAGAAAATTGTTCGCCAAGAAAAAACACTAATGCGATTATAATATATCTTACGCCTGATGCGAACTGCCCTCCATGGTTCTTTCGTATTAAGAGTGGGGACATATCGATGAAATGGATATCTTTTGATATGATATACAAAACAATCAACACAATCATCGATGGCACACAAGATGAAAATCAGATGGACATCCTATCTGAACGGGAAATATTTCTTTTAAGGCAGTTTCAGATGTTAATTCAAAATGAAAATTTATTGACGTCAAATGAGATGAACGTCCTCATAATACCTGCTGGTACAGCATGGAATAAATATATACGCCTTGATACAGATGGATATAGTGCGTATATCTGCCAAGAAAATAGATGGTTCAGGGACGGGATTGAGCATCTTGCCTTTTATAAAAACGGAGCAGTTCTTCAGTCCGTTCCGAAAATTATTGCGGCCATGGACTCTGTTTCGATTGAAGATACAGAAGATTCTTTCTCTAAATTCAATGAACATTCCAAAATTGATGATGTTGAAATAGCAAGGAAGTTGTTCAAAAAAATATTTGAGAGCGAACCTTCCGATCCGACAGACCACAGAAGGAAGATACTAATCTTAGAAGGCAAACATAAGTGTTATGTACAACTTGATGGCCCAATAATTAATGATACGAAAAGTGCGTCTGGAAGGAACACCGCTTTTGTACAAAGGCAACGATACACCAGTTTAGAAAAAATAATAAAGGCCAAAAAAACAAGCGAACTATAG
- a CDS encoding YafY family protein encodes MRPHNIVKLLRAIELIARPQGAGIRDLGQELGIDRRSVYRLLDTMQDLGFPIYDERGEGKSKTWRFESGYLKKLPNLQLPELKLTVPEVISLYLAKSDMAALRGTEIGTAADSAFRKIGSLLPDNLFAKLDRVRTLFVAQDKDAKDYAGKEAIIEELIRATLEQKSCRVTYDSFSTGRRSRFRIDPLHVFERHGGLYAFVRTTDYGDIRILALERIAALKREKAGFTPPEDFDPEARLAEAHDLILDDPVQATIWFSADQAPYVRERKRYAGQWTDNPDGSLVLRLTTSGRGDILRWVLSCGCGAKILEPRELADAVRGELSEALCWYDDEKIPSQP; translated from the coding sequence ATGCGTCCCCACAACATCGTCAAACTTCTCCGCGCCATCGAGCTGATCGCCCGCCCCCAAGGGGCGGGGATCAGGGATCTGGGGCAGGAGCTCGGCATAGACCGGCGCTCGGTCTACCGCCTGCTCGACACCATGCAGGACCTGGGCTTTCCCATCTACGACGAGCGCGGTGAGGGGAAGAGCAAGACCTGGCGCTTCGAGAGCGGCTATCTGAAGAAGCTGCCGAACCTGCAGCTGCCCGAGCTCAAGCTGACCGTGCCCGAGGTCATCTCCCTCTACCTGGCCAAGAGCGACATGGCCGCGCTCAGGGGCACGGAGATCGGGACCGCGGCGGACAGCGCCTTCCGGAAGATCGGCAGCCTGCTGCCGGACAATCTCTTCGCCAAGCTGGACCGGGTGCGCACGCTCTTCGTCGCCCAGGACAAGGACGCCAAGGACTACGCGGGCAAGGAGGCGATCATCGAGGAGCTGATCCGGGCCACCCTCGAGCAGAAGAGCTGCCGCGTGACCTACGACTCCTTCTCCACCGGTCGGCGCTCGCGCTTTCGCATCGACCCCCTGCATGTCTTCGAGCGCCACGGCGGGCTCTACGCCTTCGTCCGGACCACGGACTACGGGGACATCCGCATCCTGGCCCTGGAGCGCATCGCCGCGCTCAAGCGGGAAAAGGCGGGCTTCACTCCGCCCGAAGACTTCGACCCGGAAGCCCGCCTCGCCGAGGCCCACGACCTGATCCTCGACGACCCGGTGCAGGCGACCATCTGGTTCTCCGCCGACCAGGCCCCCTACGTCAGGGAGCGCAAACGCTACGCCGGGCAGTGGACCGACAATCCCGACGGCTCCCTCGTCCTGCGGTTAACGACCTCCGGCCGGGGGGATATACTCCGCTGGGTGCTCTCCTGCGGCTGCGGGGCGAAGATTCTCGAACCGAGGGAGCTTGCCGACGCCGTGCGCGGCGAGCTTTCGGAAGCGCTGTGCTGGTATGACGACGAAAAAATTCCATCACAACCTTAA